Proteins from one Shewanella pealeana ATCC 700345 genomic window:
- the yjjG gene encoding pyrimidine 5'-nucleotidase — translation MQYKWVLFDADETLFHFDAFQGLQLMFSRFDVDFTRQDFMQYQTVNQPLWVDYQDGKLTAKELQNIRFESWAQKLAVSTQRLNSDFLKAMAEICQLLPGAQELIDSLSGRVNMGIITNGFTELQTVRLEKVGLAQHFSPLVISEEVGMAKPDIGIFNHAFAMMGHPAKESVLMVGDNPHSDILGGLNAGIHTCWLNSHGAEKPHDIDPHYQVSSLCELRLLLTDKTINPS, via the coding sequence ATGCAGTATAAATGGGTACTTTTTGACGCCGATGAAACCTTGTTTCACTTCGATGCATTTCAAGGGTTACAGCTGATGTTCTCCCGTTTTGATGTGGATTTTACTCGTCAAGACTTCATGCAATATCAAACGGTTAACCAGCCACTTTGGGTAGACTATCAAGATGGCAAACTGACCGCCAAAGAACTACAAAATATTCGTTTCGAATCTTGGGCGCAGAAACTGGCAGTTTCAACCCAGAGGCTTAATAGTGACTTTTTAAAGGCCATGGCGGAGATCTGTCAGTTACTACCCGGGGCACAAGAACTGATTGATAGCCTTTCTGGTCGGGTCAATATGGGGATCATTACCAATGGCTTTACCGAGTTGCAAACGGTACGACTCGAGAAGGTCGGCTTAGCTCAGCATTTCTCGCCCCTAGTGATCTCTGAAGAGGTCGGAATGGCTAAGCCAGATATCGGCATTTTTAACCACGCCTTTGCTATGATGGGCCACCCAGCTAAAGAGTCGGTGTTAATGGTGGGCGATAACCCTCATTCTGATATTCTAGGTGGGTTAAATGCTGGTATTCACACCTGCTGGCTTAATAGTCATGGAGCCGAAAAACCCCATGATATCGACCCTCACTATCAGGTGAGTTCGTTATGCGAATTAAGACTATTACTCACCGATAAGACCATTAATCCGAGTTAA